The sequence TGCGTTCTATTTCGTCGAGAATCCTCGAGTACAGCATGAAGGCTGTTCTGATCCCGGGCTGTACCCGGCGGTCCAGCATGCCGATTCCCGGCTCCGCGTCGCGGTACACCGCCCGGGTGACCGCGATGAGGTGGGCGAGCGCACGAACGATGCGCTGATCCGTTGTCCCGGTGCGTCGGCTGGACATCAGCAGGTCGGTGTCGACACCGAAAGCTGCCAGCTCGTCAGCGGGGAGGTAGACGCGTCCCCGGTCGAGGTCTTCTCCGACGTCCCGGAGGAAGTTGGTCAGCTGGAAGGCTTCGCCGAGCGCAGCGGCGTGGGGCTCCGCCTCGTTCGCTGGGCAGATCGTGCCGAGCACGGGCAGCATCTGCAGCCCGATCACGGCGGCGGACCCGTACATGTACTCCCGCAGTGCCGGCATCGTGGTGTACCGGGCACGGTGCGACGGGGTATCCGGAATGTCCATCCGCATCGACTCGAGGAACGCGAAGAAGTATTTGGGCGCGATGTGGAAGGTCGCGACCGAGTCGAGGAATGCGGGAAGGACGGGCGCCAGCTCGGGAACCACTCCTGGGTCGATTGCAGTCGGGTCGTCGAATCCCCGTCGAAGCGTCGTTTCGATCCGGTCGAGTTCTGCTGCACAGTCTTCGGTCGACCGCACGCCGCCCATCTCGACATCGACGATGTCGTCGACGGTGCGGGCGAATGCGTAGAGCGCGTGAACCGCATTGCGGCGGTGCCGGGGAAGTAACCGGGTGGCGAGGTGGTACGTGCGTCCGTGCTCCGCTGTCAGAGCACCGCAGTAACGATAGCTCTCCGCCAGCTCCGTCATGGCCCGGCTATTCCACGCCGGGTGACGCGGCTACGCGTCGGAGTCCGGAGGAAGGGACCTCGGGGGACGGCCGGGACGCGCGCAAGTGCAGAGGGTCGATCGTGCGCAGCGACACCGCCGCGACCACAGCCGCGAACGTGGCGAGAGCAACGTGGGGGAATGTGTAGAGGCCGATCGAGCCGTCTGGCT comes from Rhodococcus oxybenzonivorans and encodes:
- a CDS encoding phytoene/squalene synthase family protein, whose translation is MTELAESYRYCGALTAEHGRTYHLATRLLPRHRRNAVHALYAFARTVDDIVDVEMGGVRSTEDCAAELDRIETTLRRGFDDPTAIDPGVVPELAPVLPAFLDSVATFHIAPKYFFAFLESMRMDIPDTPSHRARYTTMPALREYMYGSAAVIGLQMLPVLGTICPANEAEPHAAALGEAFQLTNFLRDVGEDLDRGRVYLPADELAAFGVDTDLLMSSRRTGTTDQRIVRALAHLIAVTRAVYRDAEPGIGMLDRRVQPGIRTAFMLYSRILDEIERSGYAVLHQRATVPRRNRWSTAVPQFARLAVPSRGTQ